A section of the Campylobacter porcelli genome encodes:
- a CDS encoding class II aldolase and adducin N-terminal domain-containing protein, whose product MNVEYSINEIKKISSSMFKKNFLGIFHGSISARIEHNQFVINRKDAIFDGLSDEELTILYSKKDYRWNDASIDADIHLNIYKNIAEAKYICYAIPPFLTAYSINHSFFEPKDYFGYMKFGNIFIYDPKRFDDWYERAPSEICRHMIEKHTNVVVIKGYGLYIYERTAHDLAKSIALLENSCKLLNLSNGFIN is encoded by the coding sequence ATGAATGTAGAGTATTCAATAAATGAGATTAAGAAGATCTCATCTTCTATGTTTAAAAAGAATTTTTTAGGCATTTTTCATGGTTCTATATCAGCTAGAATAGAGCATAATCAATTTGTAATAAATAGAAAAGATGCGATTTTTGATGGTCTTAGCGATGAAGAGCTAACCATTTTATACTCTAAGAAAGATTATAGATGGAATGATGCTAGTATCGATGCGGATATCCACTTAAATATTTATAAAAATATAGCTGAAGCTAAGTATATCTGCTATGCAATACCGCCATTTCTAACCGCTTATAGCATTAATCACTCATTTTTTGAGCCTAAAGATTATTTTGGTTATATGAAATTTGGAAATATATTTATATATGACCCAAAACGCTTTGATGATTGGTATGAGCGTGCACCATCTGAAATTTGCCGCCACATGATAGAAAAGCATACAAATGTAGTTGTTATTAAGGGTTATGGGCTATATATATACGAACGAACGGCTCATGACTTAGCTAAATCCATAGCTTTGCTTGAAAATAGCTGTAAATTGCTAAATTTATCAAATGGATTTATAAATTGA
- the ftsA gene encoding cell division protein FtsA, giving the protein MGIKILGIDIGSTQICAMMVEHDPRSNNSVKIIGMGTIKSQGLKKGSITNIELASNSIKSVVSDVVRVAGTKFDKVIVSISGKDAKNIDCKDVINIPEKEVTIKQIERAISSAEYKVKIPHDYEILHTLPYNFKVDEQDNIEDPLGMNGTRLEVQAHIIAVQKSAITNLRKAIEKAGLKADNIVLSGYASAISTLNEDEKSLGTVLIDLGGSSCDMVIHSGNSIRFNDFLPVGSLNITTDISTVLHTPPAVAEEVKIKYGTLKAKSNELIVLPDLGDENSSREVDISVIINVIYMRVEEALMILATMLSKSGYKDYASAGIVLTGGMAKLEGLKELATAIFDNMPVRIAKPREFESSIDVFKDPSNSCAIGLCLYGAGYFTPYEIDSERKLRYKDEIVLKPNPFVSIKEFDDNMEKSGLSANSNSYDELKSEPKTKVELDLKIDDISDKGDLKSNSDLDRVNPISKFVNYLKNLF; this is encoded by the coding sequence GTGGGAATTAAAATATTAGGTATTGATATTGGCTCTACTCAAATTTGTGCTATGATGGTAGAGCACGACCCAAGGTCAAATAATTCAGTAAAAATTATTGGTATGGGGACGATCAAATCTCAAGGATTAAAAAAGGGCTCAATTACAAATATTGAGTTAGCATCAAATTCTATAAAATCAGTAGTAAGCGATGTAGTAAGGGTAGCTGGAACTAAATTTGATAAGGTTATTGTATCTATTTCTGGTAAAGATGCTAAAAATATAGATTGTAAAGATGTGATAAATATCCCTGAAAAAGAGGTAACAATCAAGCAAATTGAGCGTGCTATTAGCTCAGCTGAATATAAGGTTAAAATTCCTCACGATTATGAGATTTTACATACTTTGCCTTATAACTTTAAAGTTGATGAGCAAGATAATATTGAAGATCCACTAGGTATGAATGGCACTAGATTAGAAGTGCAAGCTCACATTATAGCTGTGCAAAAATCAGCCATTACAAATTTAAGAAAAGCTATAGAAAAGGCTGGTTTAAAGGCTGATAATATCGTATTATCTGGATATGCTTCGGCTATCTCTACTCTAAACGAAGATGAAAAGTCATTAGGAACTGTCTTAATAGATCTTGGCGGTTCAAGTTGTGATATGGTTATTCACTCTGGAAATTCAATTAGATTTAACGATTTCTTACCAGTTGGTAGCTTAAATATAACCACAGATATTTCTACCGTGTTACATACCCCTCCAGCTGTAGCTGAAGAGGTTAAGATAAAATATGGAACTTTAAAAGCTAAAAGTAATGAGCTTATAGTCTTGCCAGATTTAGGCGATGAAAACTCAAGTCGTGAAGTGGATATAAGCGTTATAATAAATGTTATATATATGCGTGTTGAAGAGGCTTTAATGATCCTAGCTACTATGTTAAGCAAGAGTGGATATAAAGACTACGCTTCAGCTGGGATAGTCTTAACTGGTGGTATGGCAAAGCTTGAAGGGCTTAAGGAGTTAGCTACTGCTATTTTTGATAATATGCCTGTTAGAATTGCTAAACCAAGGGAATTTGAAAGCTCAATTGATGTTTTCAAAGACCCATCAAATTCATGTGCAATTGGTCTTTGCTTGTATGGTGCTGGGTATTTTACGCCATATGAGATAGATTCAGAAAGAAAGCTTAGATATAAAGATGAGATAGTCTTAAAGCCAAATCCTTTTGTATCTATTAAAGAGTTTGATGACAATATGGAGAAGTCTGGCTTAAGCGCAAATTCTAATTCATATGATGAGCTTAAATCTGAGCCTAAAACCAAAGTGGAGCTAGATTTGAAGATCGATGATATTAGCGATAAAGGTGATTTAAAGTCAAATAGTGATTTAGATAGGGTAAATCCTATTTCTAAATTTGTTAATTATTTAAAAAATTTATTTTAG
- a CDS encoding peptidylprolyl isomerase — translation MITWMQKHKKYLVVTIWVSTIAFVGAGFVGWGAYDMNTNRAKSVAKVGNRNISISQFQQKYSTMYEFYLNASNGKFTQEQAEQMRLDKVVLKRLIQDNVMLNYADELGLDVSQEEIILALMVDPSFMSDGKFDKAKYESVLKQARISPKDYEQNLASNLLLDKLFNALKIDTNSKDLDMLAASYFMKDRVSTQIINLNRSDIKVDESELKSIWESNKDKYLTQTKYNLKGKFIPKIISDENLTALQEYYDENKAQYRDGFDKILSFEVAKERVKDDYDMRQTRKLALSQYLKAKKGELEFEFDLIALEDDYEFDAQELKNLQIGDYIKPVKYRMNYQDGYLISKLESKDIPKPMSYEEAREFIIGEYIDNKLKNNLENMAKGALENFNGRDIGFIARDSKVEIAELNESEVSEFINLIFDSKSKDGYVILGNKAVVYKITDQKLASASDVSNYENLLRNSAISIKNEQLIEDLLSSLQHRYKIEQYYKGQ, via the coding sequence ATGATAACTTGGATGCAAAAGCATAAAAAATATTTAGTTGTTACTATTTGGGTTAGTACAATAGCCTTTGTGGGTGCTGGATTTGTAGGTTGGGGTGCTTATGATATGAATACCAATCGTGCAAAATCCGTAGCAAAAGTTGGCAATAGAAATATATCAATTAGCCAATTTCAACAAAAATATAGCACAATGTATGAATTTTATCTAAATGCTTCAAATGGTAAATTTACTCAAGAACAAGCCGAGCAAATGAGGCTTGATAAGGTGGTGTTAAAAAGATTAATCCAAGATAATGTAATGTTAAATTACGCCGATGAGCTAGGACTAGATGTATCTCAAGAGGAGATAATCCTTGCTTTAATGGTAGATCCAAGCTTTATGAGCGATGGTAAATTTGATAAAGCTAAATATGAAAGCGTGTTAAAACAAGCTAGAATTTCACCAAAGGATTATGAGCAAAATTTAGCTAGCAATTTACTGCTTGATAAGCTATTTAATGCCTTAAAAATAGACACAAACTCAAAAGATCTTGATATGTTAGCGGCTAGTTATTTTATGAAAGATAGGGTATCTACGCAGATTATAAATTTAAATAGATCAGATATTAAAGTAGATGAAAGTGAGCTAAAATCAATCTGGGAAAGTAATAAAGATAAATATCTTACTCAAACAAAATATAATCTAAAAGGCAAATTTATACCAAAAATTATAAGCGATGAGAATTTGACCGCTTTGCAAGAGTATTATGATGAAAATAAAGCCCAATATAGAGATGGATTTGATAAAATTTTGAGCTTTGAAGTGGCTAAAGAGCGTGTAAAAGATGACTATGATATGAGACAAACAAGGAAATTAGCTCTAAGCCAATACCTAAAGGCAAAAAAGGGTGAATTGGAGTTTGAGTTTGATCTAATTGCTTTAGAAGATGATTATGAATTTGACGCACAAGAGTTGAAAAATCTACAAATTGGCGACTATATAAAGCCAGTTAAATATAGAATGAACTATCAAGATGGATATTTAATATCAAAATTAGAGTCTAAAGATATTCCAAAGCCTATGAGTTATGAAGAGGCTAGAGAGTTTATAATAGGTGAGTATATAGATAATAAACTTAAAAATAATTTAGAAAATATGGCTAAAGGTGCTTTAGAAAATTTCAATGGTAGAGATATTGGCTTTATAGCTAGAGATAGCAAGGTGGAGATTGCTGAGTTAAATGAGAGCGAAGTGTCTGAATTTATAAATTTAATCTTTGATAGCAAGAGTAAAGATGGGTATGTGATTTTAGGCAATAAAGCTGTAGTTTATAAAATCACAGATCAAAAATTAGCTAGTGCTAGTGATGTATCTAATTACGAAAATCTACTTAGAAATAGTGCGATTAGTATCAAAAATGAGCAATTAATAGAGGATTTACTATCATCGCTTCAACATAGATATAAGATAGAACAATATTATAAAGGTCAATAG
- a CDS encoding M15 family metallopeptidase, translating to MRNLLLFLLFFIFLGCSKQSYTLNELNLALDLNFTQNANILPDTTLSVSSNNNELIDKYFSVWDNGFDIDINSAMWAFNTYTFEKQKYYGESHILRNQAWFDKNRQNANFAAYKTILKPAIILRDTAVRSFATKDRLFLDSRPGEGYPFDYLQDSNLEAFHPVLVSHFSLDGAWAFIQSDSFTGFVLSSDIKILNKKEADEFRKSKFAIFIKDGVAIKDKVGEFKFYSRIGGLVPYKRVENGNFITPQGYKISQDIATDKLELNSKNAKLILNEMLGMNYGWGGIDGLRDCSAFTKDYFASFGIWLPRNSKPQSQIAQIIDLKGLSDEEKKSKIVEFGVPYATLLYMRGHIMLYTGVVDGKISVTHASWGLKTKNNARAIIGRTAITDIEIGKDRDDIKALLLSLVESMNILAPNPKLALQNSYDIKFQNNNIIFANNSSMPYDEGDILNNPSIKDMFALKYPLLAPLNSKLIDAGRIRNERFFNEIYGQNKEAVEKNLVEVTWLKNSLNQKIKFNSINGAAKALQKVSDELDILVQNEPNLIIYLKDIGGTFKYRNIAQTNRLSAHSWGIAIDINVANSHYWLWHKDGYQNKIPYKIVEIFEKNGFIWGGRWEHFDTMHFEYRPEFAALIWG from the coding sequence ATGAGAAATTTACTACTATTTTTACTATTTTTCATATTTTTAGGGTGTTCTAAACAGAGCTATACGCTTAATGAGCTAAATTTGGCACTTGATCTAAATTTTACTCAAAATGCAAATATCTTACCAGATACCACTCTAAGCGTTAGCTCAAACAATAATGAGCTAATAGATAAATATTTTAGCGTTTGGGATAATGGCTTTGATATTGATATAAATAGCGCTATGTGGGCGTTTAATACTTACACTTTTGAGAAGCAAAAATATTATGGCGAGAGCCACATTTTACGCAATCAAGCTTGGTTTGATAAGAATAGACAAAACGCAAATTTCGCCGCTTATAAAACGATTTTAAAACCAGCAATTATCCTTAGAGATACCGCCGTTAGAAGCTTTGCGACTAAAGATAGGCTATTTTTAGATAGCAGACCAGGTGAGGGATATCCATTTGATTATTTACAAGATTCAAATTTAGAAGCTTTCCATCCGGTGCTTGTATCGCACTTTAGCCTTGATGGGGCGTGGGCCTTTATCCAAAGCGACTCATTTACTGGCTTTGTCTTAAGTAGCGATATAAAAATTTTAAACAAAAAAGAGGCTGATGAGTTTAGAAAATCCAAATTCGCTATATTTATAAAAGATGGAGTTGCGATAAAAGATAAGGTTGGGGAGTTTAAATTCTACTCAAGAATTGGCGGTTTGGTGCCATATAAAAGAGTTGAAAATGGCAATTTCATCACACCACAAGGATATAAAATAAGCCAAGATATAGCCACTGATAAATTGGAGCTAAACTCCAAAAATGCTAAACTGATATTAAATGAGATGCTAGGAATGAACTATGGCTGGGGCGGGATAGATGGACTTCGTGATTGCTCTGCATTTACAAAAGACTACTTTGCTAGTTTTGGAATTTGGCTACCACGCAACTCCAAACCCCAATCCCAAATCGCACAAATCATAGATTTAAAAGGCTTATCTGATGAAGAGAAAAAATCTAAGATAGTTGAATTTGGAGTGCCTTATGCTACGCTTTTATATATGCGTGGGCATATTATGCTATATACTGGCGTTGTAGATGGTAAAATCAGCGTTACTCACGCTTCTTGGGGACTAAAAACTAAAAATAACGCTAGAGCCATCATAGGTCGCACAGCTATAACTGATATTGAGATTGGCAAAGATAGAGATGATATAAAAGCTCTTTTACTCAGCCTTGTAGAATCGATGAATATCCTAGCCCCAAATCCAAAATTAGCCCTACAAAATAGCTATGATATTAAATTTCAAAATAATAATATAATCTTTGCCAATAACTCATCTATGCCATATGATGAGGGTGATATTTTAAATAACCCAAGTATCAAAGATATGTTTGCTTTAAAATATCCCCTTTTAGCCCCTTTAAACTCTAAGCTAATAGATGCTGGAAGGATAAGAAATGAGCGATTTTTTAACGAAATTTATGGTCAGAATAAAGAGGCTGTAGAGAAAAACTTAGTTGAAGTAACTTGGCTAAAAAACAGCCTAAATCAAAAAATTAAATTCAACTCCATCAATGGAGCTGCTAAGGCTTTACAAAAAGTCAGCGATGAGCTTGATATTTTGGTGCAAAATGAGCCAAATTTGATTATATATCTTAAAGATATTGGTGGGACATTTAAATATAGAAATATAGCTCAAACCAACAGGCTATCGGCTCATAGCTGGGGGATTGCTATAGACATAAATGTAGCAAATAGCCACTACTGGCTATGGCACAAAGATGGCTACCAAAACAAAATTCCATATAAAATAGTTGAGATTTTTGAGAAAAATGGATTTATCTGGGGCGGCAGATGGGAGCATTTTGATACAATGCATTTTGAGTATCGCCCCGAATTTGCCGCCCTTATATGGGGTTAA
- a CDS encoding ATP-dependent DNA helicase, whose translation MLNYIIELLENSNIFLTGGGGVGKSYTTKEIMRIYRSNGKNIIALGSTGISAVGIGGVSIHSFFKFGLCGNYSELMALDNKQKGRLKELFDIIKNIDLLIIDEISMVSADLMEMISLRLIQGEFKGRLMVVGDFYQLPPVKRQKDDMALIKFNYAFESTAWYNFKFKNVELVVSKRTSDMRFYSMLSRIRLGIIDDEIYQSLKSKITDIIPSDSIVLFGNNAQADMLNINKLSQIPNPLISIKASSKIYDENLHISAYDKWVDSLNVLSDLQIKKDARVMFLTNKWGEYYNGEQGIIKDINIADNGNVISINVLKDSGEIAEVEPFTYSLFEYEKDGDSINERLRAEFTQFPLKLAYAITIHKSQGMSIERLVCNLNNIFANGQLYVALSRAISWSDLSIVYTKSMDFYSYLKSVVNVDKSVSEFYSKEKFIREDI comes from the coding sequence TTGTTAAATTACATTATAGAGCTTCTTGAAAATAGCAATATCTTTCTTACTGGCGGTGGTGGAGTTGGCAAGAGCTACACGACTAAAGAGATTATGCGAATTTATAGATCTAATGGCAAAAATATCATAGCTCTTGGTAGCACTGGAATTAGCGCAGTAGGGATTGGTGGAGTAAGCATTCATAGCTTTTTTAAATTTGGGCTTTGTGGGAATTATTCTGAATTAATGGCTCTTGATAATAAGCAAAAAGGACGGCTAAAAGAGCTATTTGATATTATCAAAAATATTGATCTTTTGATAATTGATGAGATTTCGATGGTAAGTGCTGATCTGATGGAGATGATATCCTTGCGTCTGATACAGGGTGAATTTAAAGGGCGGCTTATGGTTGTAGGGGATTTTTATCAGCTTCCACCTGTTAAACGCCAAAAAGATGATATGGCATTAATAAAATTTAACTATGCTTTTGAATCTACTGCTTGGTATAATTTTAAATTTAAAAATGTTGAATTAGTGGTATCTAAAAGAACTTCTGATATGCGATTTTACTCTATGCTCTCACGAATTAGGCTTGGCATTATAGATGATGAAATTTATCAAAGCTTAAAATCTAAAATAACAGATATAATCCCAAGCGATAGTATAGTTTTATTTGGTAATAACGCTCAAGCTGATATGCTAAATATCAACAAGCTATCTCAAATTCCAAATCCGCTCATATCCATAAAGGCTAGTAGTAAGATATATGATGAGAATTTGCATATTAGTGCTTATGATAAGTGGGTAGATAGCTTAAATGTCTTAAGTGATTTGCAGATTAAAAAAGATGCTAGGGTTATGTTTTTGACTAATAAATGGGGTGAGTATTATAATGGCGAACAAGGCATAATCAAAGATATAAATATAGCTGATAATGGCAATGTAATTAGCATAAATGTGCTAAAAGATAGCGGCGAAATCGCTGAAGTGGAGCCATTTACATACTCTTTATTTGAGTATGAAAAAGATGGAGATAGTATAAATGAGAGATTAAGAGCGGAATTTACTCAATTTCCATTAAAACTAGCTTACGCCATTACCATACATAAATCTCAAGGAATGAGTATCGAGCGTTTGGTTTGTAATTTAAATAATATTTTTGCTAATGGTCAGCTATATGTAGCACTCTCAAGGGCGATTAGCTGGAGTGATTTGAGTATAGTTTATACTAAAAGTATGGATTTTTACTCATATTTAAAAAGCGTTGTAAATGTGGATAAGAGCGTGAGTGAATTTTATTCAAAAGAGAAATTTATAAGGGAAGATATATGA
- the gltS gene encoding sodium/glutamate symporter, which yields MEITLNFYSTLCAMVFVLLLGTFIIKKIKFLRDYNIPEPVVGGIIVAVAIFIANRYAGLSFNFDGSLKDPLMLAFYASIGLSADFASLRKGGKVLFGFLFIVTGLLILQNLAGVGVALAMGENPIIGLLTGSITMSGGHGTGAAWAAEFIKEPYSYAPAMEVAMAAATFGLIAGGIIGGPVARYLVVKNNLIGHTSKEKIDPTLFEKPEKSRLITSSSFIESLALIAICLLVGTELKKIVTFVTMPTFVWCLLTGAILRNILSATKIHTVFDREMSVIGNVSLSLFLAFALMTINISQLISLALPMLTILVVQIVLMVLYVIFVTYRFCGKNYDAAVLSAGHCGFGLGATPTALVNMQTVTKHYGPSHMAFIVIPLVGAFFIDIINAFVISAMVGLPIFN from the coding sequence ATGGAAATTACACTTAATTTTTACTCCACTCTTTGTGCGATGGTTTTTGTGCTATTACTAGGTACTTTTATCATCAAAAAGATTAAATTTTTAAGAGATTACAATATTCCTGAGCCAGTTGTAGGTGGAATTATTGTAGCTGTGGCTATATTTATTGCAAATAGATATGCTGGATTGAGCTTTAATTTTGATGGTTCGCTTAAGGATCCATTAATGCTTGCATTTTATGCTAGTATTGGTTTGAGTGCTGATTTTGCCTCATTAAGAAAAGGCGGAAAAGTCCTTTTTGGTTTTTTATTTATTGTTACTGGCTTATTGATTTTACAAAATTTAGCCGGTGTTGGCGTGGCTTTGGCAATGGGAGAAAATCCTATTATTGGCTTACTTACAGGCTCAATAACTATGAGTGGCGGTCATGGCACTGGTGCAGCGTGGGCAGCTGAGTTTATCAAAGAGCCTTATAGTTATGCTCCAGCTATGGAAGTAGCGATGGCAGCAGCTACATTTGGTTTGATAGCTGGTGGAATTATCGGTGGTCCTGTAGCTAGATATTTAGTTGTTAAAAATAATCTAATAGGTCATACTTCAAAAGAGAAGATAGACCCAACTCTATTTGAAAAGCCTGAAAAAAGTAGATTAATAACATCTAGTTCGTTTATTGAGTCTTTGGCGTTGATTGCTATATGTTTATTGGTTGGAACTGAGCTTAAAAAGATTGTTACTTTCGTAACTATGCCTACATTTGTATGGTGTCTATTAACAGGTGCGATTCTTAGAAATATTCTATCAGCTACTAAAATTCACACAGTATTTGATCGCGAGATGTCTGTAATTGGCAATGTTAGCCTATCTCTATTTTTAGCATTTGCTTTAATGACTATTAATATCTCTCAGCTTATCTCTCTTGCACTTCCTATGCTAACAATCCTTGTGGTACAAATTGTGCTTATGGTTTTATATGTGATATTTGTTACATATAGATTTTGCGGGAAGAATTATGACGCAGCCGTGCTATCAGCTGGTCATTGTGGATTTGGTCTTGGTGCGACGCCTACAGCACTTGTAAATATGCAAACAGTAACAAAGCATTATGGTCCAAGCCATATGGCATTTATCGTTATTCCATTAGTTGGAGCATTTTTCATAGATATTATAAATGCTTTTGTAATCTCAGCGATGGTGGGTTTGCCTATTTTTAATTAA
- the ftsZ gene encoding cell division protein FtsZ, which yields MSGFTVEEKTNIYGAKIKVVGVGGGGGNMINHIIREGINNEDGMKTVDLIVANTDAQALDSSTAPNKIQLGEKKTRGLGAGMQPSVGKEAAIESYEEIKTTLEYSDIVFIASGFGGGTGTGAAPVVAQAAKEIGALTIAVVTTPFKFEGSKRMRLAIEGINELKKECDSVVVVPNEKLSNIVDRKAGIKDSFKLVDSILARAVNGMSSIVLSHGDSDINLDFADVKTAMSHRGLSLMGVGEAQGDGAAQEALKSAMQSPLLDDMDIKGAMGAIVHFTIHPDCPMSDMTEAMEIIESAADPDADIFWGTKCDLSMPIDKVLVTLVATGFSDNNVSKLQPSKEVTPAKSEEPKESIFSRRRVSGLDININSDDLDIPTINRHQLD from the coding sequence ATGAGTGGTTTTACTGTAGAAGAGAAGACAAATATTTATGGTGCTAAGATAAAAGTTGTTGGCGTAGGCGGCGGCGGTGGTAATATGATTAATCATATCATCAGAGAGGGTATAAATAATGAAGATGGTATGAAAACTGTAGATTTGATAGTTGCCAATACAGACGCACAAGCACTTGATAGCTCAACTGCTCCAAATAAAATTCAACTAGGCGAGAAAAAGACTAGGGGGCTTGGTGCTGGTATGCAACCAAGCGTTGGTAAAGAGGCAGCTATTGAGAGTTATGAAGAGATTAAAACTACTTTAGAGTATTCTGATATTGTGTTTATAGCCTCTGGATTTGGCGGCGGTACTGGTACTGGTGCGGCTCCAGTAGTGGCTCAAGCTGCTAAAGAGATTGGAGCATTAACCATAGCCGTAGTAACCACTCCATTTAAATTTGAAGGTAGTAAGAGAATGCGTCTTGCTATTGAGGGTATCAATGAGTTAAAAAAAGAGTGTGATAGCGTCGTAGTTGTTCCAAATGAAAAATTAAGCAATATTGTAGATAGAAAAGCTGGTATAAAAGATAGCTTTAAGCTTGTTGATAGCATTTTAGCGCGTGCGGTAAATGGTATGAGCTCTATAGTTCTTAGCCATGGCGATAGCGATATTAACCTTGACTTTGCTGATGTTAAGACTGCTATGAGTCATAGGGGGCTATCACTTATGGGTGTTGGAGAAGCTCAAGGTGATGGTGCGGCTCAAGAGGCCTTAAAATCAGCTATGCAATCTCCACTTTTAGATGATATGGATATTAAGGGAGCGATGGGTGCTATAGTTCATTTTACTATACATCCAGATTGTCCGATGAGTGATATGACTGAAGCTATGGAGATTATAGAGTCAGCTGCTGATCCTGATGCGGATATATTTTGGGGTACTAAATGCGATTTGAGTATGCCAATTGACAAGGTTTTAGTAACACTAGTTGCTACTGGTTTTTCTGATAATAATGTATCTAAACTTCAACCAAGCAAGGAGGTTACTCCAGCAAAATCTGAAGAGCCAAAAGAGAGTATATTTAGTCGTCGTAGGGTATCAGGCTTGGATATAAACATTAATAGCGATGATTTAGATATTCCAACTATTAATCGCCATCAATTAGATTAA
- the lolA gene encoding LolA-like outer membrane lipoprotein chaperone, translated as MRKIIVIFILSLNLFGYNELEFDSIDAKFTQTIKSQNQTINYSGLVVIDSKFGAFWQYQTPTTKLIYFRENRVTIIEPELEQAIITSLKNSPDITQILKNAKKLTDDKFQAQYDDIIYNITMQNNSPKLISYEDKLGNQITIEFTQIIKNKPIDKGLLTPKIPANYDIISN; from the coding sequence ATGAGAAAAATCATAGTAATTTTTATATTATCTTTAAATCTATTTGGCTATAACGAACTTGAATTTGATAGCATTGATGCTAAATTTACCCAAACCATAAAAAGCCAAAATCAAACAATAAATTATAGTGGCTTGGTGGTTATAGATAGCAAGTTTGGGGCATTTTGGCAATACCAAACCCCAACTACAAAGCTAATATATTTTAGAGAAAATAGAGTTACTATAATTGAGCCAGAATTAGAACAAGCTATAATCACAAGCCTAAAAAACTCACCAGATATAACCCAAATTCTAAAAAACGCAAAAAAGCTCACAGATGATAAATTTCAAGCCCAATATGATGATATAATCTACAATATCACAATGCAAAATAACTCCCCAAAGCTAATTAGCTATGAAGATAAACTAGGCAATCAAATCACCATTGAATTTACTCAAATAATCAAAAATAAGCCAATTGATAAAGGGCTATTAACTCCTAAAATACCAGCTAATTACGATATAATTAGCAATTAA